In a single window of the Lagenorhynchus albirostris chromosome 19, mLagAlb1.1, whole genome shotgun sequence genome:
- the LOC132510211 gene encoding LOW QUALITY PROTEIN: vomeronasal type-1 receptor 4-like (The sequence of the model RefSeq protein was modified relative to this genomic sequence to represent the inferred CDS: inserted 1 base in 1 codon) codes for MATRDFAIXMIFLSQNILGILGNFSLLYHYLFCHFTGYSLRFTDLIVERLLIANSLVMLSTGIPRTMGAFGWKHFLNDIERKVVYCIHREARYVSIGNICLLIVRQTINISPRNSRWAQLKVKVESSIFLCWILRMLINIIFTRYVTDNGSNKNITKKKDLGFCSALIRNRITVLLNVGLLLFPGVSCLVLMIWSSGSMVFILPRHKQRVLYVHTTNISPRSSPESRATRSILVLVSTSVSLYTLSSIFHISFALFNNRSRWLVNSAALITACFPTVSPYILMSHDLRVSRLFFSCIKIK; via the exons ATGGCTACCAGAGATTTTGCAA AAATGATCTTCCTATCCCAGAATATACTTGGAATCCTgggaaatttctctcttctttaccATTATCTCTTCTGTCACTTCACTGGATACAGCCTAAGATTCACAGACCTGATTGTTGAGCGTCTGCTTATAGCCAACTCCTTGGTCATGCTCTCTACCGGAATCCCAAGGACAATGGGAGCGTTTGGGTGGAAACATTTTCTCAATGATATTGAACGCAAAGTTGTTTACTGTATTCACAGAGAGGCCAGGTATGTGTCCATTGGCAACATCTGCCTCTTGATTGTCCGCCAGACCATCAACATCAGTCCCAGGAACTCCAGGTGGGCACAGCTTAAAGTGAAAGTTGAATCCTCTATTTTCCTCTGCTGGATTCTGCGCATGttgataaatattatatttactaGGTATGTGACAGATAATGGGAGTAACAAaaacatcacaaagaaaaaagatttgggATTCTGTTCTGCTTTAATTCGTAACAGAATCACAGTCTTACTGAATGTAGGATTATTGTTATTTCCTGGTGTTTCATGTTTGGTGCTCATGATCTGGTCCAGTGGCTCCATGGTTTTCATCTTGCCTAGGCACAAGCAAAGGGTGCTATACGTTCATACAACCAATATCTCTCCAAGATCCTCCCCTGAATCTAGAGCCACCCGAAGTATCCTTGTCCTGGTGAGCACTTCTGTGTCTTTGTACACTCTCTCTTCAATCTTTCACATTTCTTTCGCTCTTTTTAACAATCGCAGCAGGTGGCTGGTGAACTCTGCTGCACTCATTACTGCATGTTTCCCAACCGTAAGCCCCTATATTCTCATGAGTCATGACCTCAGAGTATCCAGGCTCTTCTTTTCTtgtataaagattaaataa